From Psychrobacillus sp. FSL K6-2836, a single genomic window includes:
- the lpdA gene encoding dihydrolipoyl dehydrogenase, translating into MAKDYDVVIIGGGTGGYVAAIRSAQLGLKTAIVEKGNLGGTCLHKGCIPSKALLRSAEVYATTKNHAADFGVNTGEVTLDFSRVQARKESIVNQLHQGVQGLMKKGKIDVYEGTGRMLGPSIFSPSPGGTISVEMNNGDENEMLIPKNVVIATGSRPRTLPGLTIDGQFVMSSDEALSMTELPKSILIVGGGVIGIEWASMLNDFGVEVTVIEYADRIIPTEDKDISKEMQKLLSKKGITFVTSAKVLPETLETKEKEVQISAEINGETKTFAAEKMLVSVGRQANIEGIGIENTDIVVEKGFIQVSETLQTKESHIYAIGDVIGGLQLAHVASHEGITAIEHIAGNDITPIDYALVSRCIYSNPEASSVGITEQQAKEQGFDVKVGKFSFKAIGKALVYGESDGFVKIVADKKTNDILGVHMIGPHVTDMISEAGLAMVLDATPWEIAHTIHPHPTLSEVMGEAALAVDGKAIHN; encoded by the coding sequence TTGGCAAAAGATTATGATGTAGTAATTATCGGTGGGGGTACTGGCGGATATGTTGCTGCTATACGTTCGGCTCAACTTGGATTAAAAACAGCAATCGTTGAAAAAGGAAATTTAGGTGGTACTTGCTTACATAAAGGCTGTATTCCAAGTAAAGCTTTACTTCGTAGTGCTGAAGTGTATGCAACTACTAAAAATCATGCAGCGGATTTCGGTGTAAATACTGGAGAGGTAACACTAGACTTTAGTCGAGTACAGGCACGCAAGGAATCTATCGTCAACCAATTACATCAAGGTGTGCAAGGCTTGATGAAAAAAGGGAAAATAGATGTTTATGAAGGTACAGGTAGAATGTTAGGACCTTCTATTTTTTCACCTTCTCCAGGTGGAACTATATCTGTAGAAATGAACAATGGCGATGAAAACGAAATGCTTATACCGAAAAACGTAGTGATCGCAACAGGTTCAAGACCTCGTACATTACCAGGCTTAACAATTGACGGACAATTTGTCATGAGTTCCGATGAAGCTTTGTCAATGACAGAGTTACCAAAATCTATTTTAATAGTAGGTGGCGGAGTTATTGGAATTGAATGGGCATCTATGCTTAATGATTTTGGAGTAGAAGTAACTGTGATCGAGTATGCTGATCGTATCATTCCGACAGAGGATAAAGATATCTCGAAAGAAATGCAAAAGCTATTATCAAAAAAGGGTATAACATTTGTAACAAGTGCAAAAGTACTCCCAGAGACATTAGAAACAAAAGAAAAAGAAGTGCAAATTTCAGCAGAAATTAATGGTGAAACGAAAACCTTCGCTGCAGAAAAGATGTTAGTTTCTGTTGGCAGACAAGCAAATATAGAAGGTATTGGCATTGAAAATACAGATATCGTTGTAGAAAAAGGATTTATCCAAGTATCAGAAACTTTACAAACAAAAGAATCTCATATATATGCAATTGGAGATGTGATCGGTGGACTTCAACTGGCGCATGTGGCTAGTCATGAAGGAATTACGGCGATTGAACATATTGCTGGTAACGATATCACTCCAATTGACTATGCATTAGTTTCACGTTGCATCTATTCGAATCCTGAAGCTTCAAGCGTTGGTATTACCGAACAACAAGCAAAGGAACAAGGATTTGATGTAAAGGTTGGTAAATTCTCATTTAAAGCGATTGGAAAAGCACTTGTTTACGGCGAATCTGATGGTTTCGTGAAAATTGTTGCAGACAAAAAGACAAATGATATTCTAGGGGTTCATATGATTGGACCACATGTAACCGATATGATTTCAGAAGCTGGTTTAGCAATGGTTTTAGACGCAACACCTTGGGAAATTGCCCATACGATTCACCCACACCCTACACTAAGTGAAGTAATGGGTGAAGCAGCACTTGCTGTAGATGGTAAAGCTATACACAACTAG
- a CDS encoding thiamine pyrophosphate-dependent dehydrogenase E1 component subunit alpha translates to MTTNRHEELGLTNEDVLTMFETMLMARRIDERMWLLNRAGKIPFVISCQGQEAAQVGAAFALDNTKDYIAPYYRDMGVVLHFGMTAKDLMLSAFAKAEDPNSGGRQMPGHFGQKKNRILTGSSPVTTQLPHAVGVALAAKIEKKDFITFVTLGEGSSNQGDFHEGLNFAGVHQLPCITMVENNNYAISVPFDRQVASKTVADRASSYGMPGVTVDGKDPVEVYRVVKEAADRARNGEGPSLIEAVTYRLTAHSSDDDDRQYRTAEDIAEGKALDPLITFAKYLRDLDILSTDLEKEINDRIMKEVNEATDYAESAPYAAPEDALLHVYAEKDGGNA, encoded by the coding sequence ATGACAACAAATCGTCATGAAGAATTAGGTTTAACAAATGAAGATGTGTTAACAATGTTTGAAACGATGCTAATGGCACGCCGTATCGATGAGCGTATGTGGTTATTAAACCGTGCTGGGAAAATTCCTTTTGTTATTTCTTGTCAAGGTCAAGAAGCCGCTCAAGTAGGAGCAGCTTTTGCACTTGATAATACAAAAGACTATATTGCACCTTATTATCGTGATATGGGTGTTGTTTTACATTTCGGAATGACTGCAAAAGATTTAATGCTTTCAGCTTTTGCAAAAGCTGAGGATCCGAACTCTGGTGGTCGTCAAATGCCAGGGCATTTTGGTCAAAAGAAAAATAGAATCCTAACTGGTTCTTCACCTGTTACAACTCAGCTCCCACATGCTGTGGGAGTAGCTCTAGCTGCGAAAATTGAGAAAAAGGATTTTATTACCTTTGTAACGCTTGGAGAGGGTTCCTCTAACCAAGGGGATTTCCATGAAGGACTAAACTTTGCAGGAGTTCACCAATTACCATGTATTACAATGGTTGAAAATAATAACTATGCTATTTCTGTACCGTTTGATCGCCAGGTTGCGAGTAAAACAGTTGCAGACCGTGCTTCCAGTTATGGTATGCCTGGTGTAACTGTAGACGGGAAAGATCCAGTCGAAGTTTACCGAGTAGTGAAGGAAGCTGCGGATCGTGCACGTAACGGTGAAGGTCCAAGCTTGATAGAAGCAGTGACATATAGATTAACTGCTCACTCTTCTGATGACGATGACAGACAATACCGTACAGCAGAAGATATTGCGGAGGGTAAAGCATTAGATCCACTTATTACATTCGCGAAATATTTGCGTGACTTAGATATTTTATCTACAGATTTAGAAAAAGAGATTAATGATCGTATTATGAAGGAAGTAAATGAAGCAACTGACTATGCAGAAAGTGCTCCATATGCTGCACCTGAAGATGCGCTATTGCATGTATACGCTGAAAAAGACGGGGGGAACGCATAA
- a CDS encoding alpha-ketoacid dehydrogenase subunit beta — protein MAIMSYIDAITLAMKEEMTRDERVFVLGEDVGRKGGVFKATNGLYDEFGEYRVLDTPLAESAIAGVGIGAAMYGLRPIAEMQFADFIMPAVNQIISEASRIRYRSNNDWTCPIVFRAPFGGGIHGALYHSQSVEAIFANQPGLKIVIPSTPYDAKGLLKAAIRDEDPVMFFEHKRAYRLIKGEVPEEDYTIEIGKADVKREGEDITVITYGLAVHFALQAAERLEKDGISAHILDLRTIYPLDKEGIIEAASKTGKVLLVTEDNKEGSIIGEVAAIIAENCLFDLDAPIMRLAGPDIPAMPYAPTMEKFFMINPDKVEKAMRELAEY, from the coding sequence ATGGCAATCATGTCTTATATTGATGCAATCACACTTGCAATGAAAGAAGAAATGACTCGTGATGAACGCGTTTTCGTACTTGGGGAAGATGTTGGTCGTAAGGGTGGAGTATTCAAAGCAACAAACGGTCTCTATGATGAATTTGGAGAGTATCGTGTGCTAGATACACCTCTTGCAGAATCTGCTATAGCTGGAGTTGGAATAGGTGCTGCAATGTATGGGCTACGTCCAATTGCAGAAATGCAGTTTGCTGACTTTATCATGCCTGCTGTAAACCAAATTATTTCCGAAGCATCACGTATTCGTTACCGTTCTAACAATGATTGGACTTGTCCGATTGTTTTCAGAGCTCCATTTGGTGGAGGAATTCACGGAGCACTTTATCATTCACAATCGGTGGAAGCAATTTTTGCTAACCAACCTGGGTTGAAAATTGTTATTCCATCTACACCGTACGATGCTAAAGGTCTGTTAAAAGCGGCAATTCGCGATGAAGATCCTGTTATGTTCTTTGAGCATAAACGTGCGTACCGCCTTATTAAAGGGGAAGTTCCCGAAGAAGATTATACAATAGAAATCGGTAAAGCAGATGTGAAGCGTGAAGGCGAAGATATTACAGTTATTACGTACGGCCTTGCTGTTCATTTTGCTTTACAGGCTGCGGAACGCTTAGAAAAAGACGGTATTTCTGCGCATATTCTTGATTTACGTACTATTTATCCTTTAGATAAAGAGGGAATTATTGAAGCTGCATCTAAAACAGGTAAAGTCCTTTTAGTAACAGAAGATAACAAAGAAGGTAGTATTATAGGGGAAGTTGCTGCAATTATTGCAGAAAACTGCTTATTTGACCTAGATGCACCGATTATGCGTCTTGCTGGTCCTGATATTCCAGCTATGCCATATGCACCAACGATGGAAAAATTCTTCATGATCAATCCAGATAAAGTTGAAAAAGCGATGCGTGAGCTAGCGGAATACTAA
- a CDS encoding dihydrolipoamide acetyltransferase family protein: MAIEQIKMPQLGESVTEGTIEKWLVKPGDHVNKYDALAEVNTDKVTAEVPSSFTGIIKELIANEGDTLAVGEIVCTIETEGGTSASEGIVEVKEAAPEEPTAETVKPAEVQKHAAPVEREKGAKARYSPAVLKISQEHGIDLSLVTGTGNEGRITRKDLLKIVESGEIPVAKVEQEAILTPSTPVATSAPAPKPAPANIPVAVGDIEIPVTGVRKAIAANMLRSKHEAPHAWTMIEVDVTSMVQYRDSIKNEFKQKEGFNVTYFAFFVKAVSQALKEFPMMNSMWAGDKIVQKKDINISIAVATEDALYVPVIKNADEKTIKGIGREVNELASKVRSGKLKSDEMQGGTFTVNNTGSFGSVQSMGIINYPQAAILQVESIVKRPVIMDGGMIAARDMVNLCLSLDHRVLDGLVAGRFLARVKEILENITKENTSVY; encoded by the coding sequence ATGGCAATCGAACAAATAAAAATGCCCCAGTTAGGGGAAAGTGTAACTGAAGGAACGATAGAAAAATGGTTAGTAAAACCAGGGGATCACGTAAACAAATATGATGCTCTAGCGGAAGTTAACACGGACAAAGTAACAGCTGAAGTGCCATCTTCTTTTACAGGAATTATTAAAGAATTGATCGCAAACGAAGGAGACACACTAGCTGTTGGTGAAATCGTTTGTACAATAGAAACAGAAGGTGGAACTTCAGCTTCTGAGGGAATAGTGGAGGTAAAAGAGGCTGCTCCTGAAGAGCCTACTGCTGAAACTGTTAAACCTGCGGAAGTACAAAAGCACGCAGCACCTGTAGAACGTGAAAAGGGTGCCAAAGCGCGTTATTCACCTGCAGTGCTTAAGATTTCACAGGAGCATGGTATCGATCTTTCTCTTGTTACTGGTACAGGAAACGAAGGACGTATAACTCGTAAGGATTTACTGAAAATTGTTGAGAGTGGAGAAATTCCAGTTGCAAAAGTGGAGCAAGAGGCAATCTTAACTCCTTCTACGCCTGTTGCAACAAGTGCACCTGCTCCAAAACCAGCACCAGCTAACATTCCAGTAGCAGTTGGAGATATCGAAATCCCTGTGACCGGTGTGCGGAAAGCAATTGCAGCAAATATGCTACGCAGTAAACATGAAGCTCCTCACGCATGGACAATGATTGAAGTGGATGTTACGAGCATGGTTCAATACCGTGACTCTATCAAAAATGAATTCAAACAAAAAGAAGGATTTAATGTTACCTACTTCGCTTTCTTCGTGAAAGCTGTTTCGCAAGCATTAAAAGAATTCCCTATGATGAATTCCATGTGGGCTGGAGACAAAATCGTTCAGAAAAAAGACATCAATATTTCGATCGCAGTAGCGACAGAAGATGCGCTATACGTTCCAGTTATTAAAAATGCTGACGAAAAAACGATTAAAGGTATTGGTCGTGAAGTAAACGAACTTGCTTCAAAAGTGCGTTCTGGCAAGCTAAAATCAGATGAAATGCAAGGTGGTACATTCACTGTAAACAATACAGGATCATTTGGTTCTGTTCAGTCTATGGGAATTATCAACTACCCACAAGCGGCTATTCTTCAAGTAGAATCGATTGTAAAACGTCCTGTGATTATGGACGGTGGAATGATTGCTGCGCGTGATATGGTAAACTTATGTCTTTCATTAGATCACCGTGTACTAGACGGCTTAGTTGCCGGTCGTTTCTTAGCACGTGTGAAAGAAATACTGGAGAATATTACAAAAGAAAATACATCCGTTTATTAA
- a CDS encoding LLM class flavin-dependent oxidoreductase, with protein sequence MRLSVLDQAPITIGNTAAGALKKAEELAILADELGYYRMWMAEHHGTGTIASSAPEVIAAHLAAKTKNIRIGTGGVMMMHYSPLKLAEVFKTLSAFSPGRIDFGVGRAPGGDNYAMYALSEGRQPMLNNMYEKLTTTLQLLNDEVPEDSIYNRTIATPANIVLPEAWLLGSTGNSAIQAGRLGVGYSFAQFFQGGMTREIFDTYRSNFKPSALMEKPEINVTYMVTVAETKEEAEYEALPQDISRLSLMRGQIRQTLTPEEAQNYPLTEMDRMMIQENRKIHLVGTPKEVATILQEEQAHFGFEEAMICSIPHSQEKRLNVYRLLAKELM encoded by the coding sequence ATGAGATTAAGTGTATTAGATCAAGCGCCAATCACAATCGGAAATACAGCAGCAGGAGCATTAAAAAAAGCAGAAGAGCTGGCTATTTTAGCAGATGAGTTAGGTTATTATCGTATGTGGATGGCGGAACATCATGGAACAGGTACTATTGCAAGTTCTGCTCCCGAAGTGATTGCTGCCCATTTAGCGGCGAAAACAAAGAATATCCGTATTGGGACCGGTGGAGTAATGATGATGCATTATTCACCATTGAAACTTGCGGAAGTGTTTAAAACATTAAGTGCGTTTTCACCCGGTCGTATTGATTTTGGTGTTGGTCGTGCTCCAGGGGGAGATAATTATGCAATGTATGCTCTTTCTGAGGGTCGTCAGCCGATGCTAAATAATATGTATGAAAAACTAACGACTACGCTACAATTACTGAACGATGAAGTGCCAGAAGATAGTATATATAACCGAACAATCGCCACTCCAGCGAATATTGTATTACCAGAAGCTTGGCTGCTCGGTTCCACTGGAAATAGTGCTATTCAAGCCGGTCGATTAGGAGTCGGCTATTCATTTGCTCAGTTTTTCCAAGGTGGGATGACGAGAGAAATTTTCGATACTTACCGAAGCAACTTCAAGCCTTCTGCACTAATGGAGAAGCCAGAAATCAACGTAACGTATATGGTAACAGTTGCTGAAACAAAGGAAGAAGCAGAATATGAAGCACTTCCTCAAGATATTTCGAGACTCTCTTTAATGAGAGGTCAAATTCGCCAAACATTAACACCGGAAGAAGCGCAAAACTATCCTTTAACCGAAATGGACCGTATGATGATTCAAGAAAACCGCAAAATTCATTTAGTTGGTACACCAAAAGAGGTAGCAACGATTTTGCAAGAAGAGCAGGCTCATTTTGGATTTGAGGAAGCGATGATTTGTAGCATTCCACATTCCCAAGAAAAAAGGTTAAACGTTTACCGTTTACTCGCAAAAGAATTGATGTAA
- a CDS encoding YolD-like family protein, translating to MKKKERDSMANFEEDWNQLDLSQLQDRGSKKWVAMMLPEHVKMLREYSEEIKKEPRPDLNEFDYEAIQDQIVLAMKRNVEIKIKRWKEGEFIYNRGTIQWIDLRKRTIELEDPFRSFELYIDEIVDVSLLE from the coding sequence ATGAAAAAGAAAGAACGTGATAGCATGGCTAACTTCGAGGAAGATTGGAACCAATTAGATTTATCCCAGTTACAGGATCGTGGATCAAAAAAATGGGTAGCGATGATGTTACCAGAGCATGTGAAAATGCTTCGTGAGTATAGTGAAGAGATAAAAAAAGAACCTCGCCCAGACTTAAATGAGTTTGACTATGAAGCTATTCAGGATCAAATCGTACTTGCAATGAAACGAAATGTCGAAATCAAAATAAAACGGTGGAAAGAGGGAGAATTTATCTATAACCGCGGTACAATACAATGGATTGATTTGAGGAAACGAACAATCGAACTAGAAGACCCTTTTCGCTCATTTGAATTATATATTGATGAAATTGTAGACGTCAGCCTATTGGAATAG
- a CDS encoding VC0807 family protein — MKKYTVILDLIFYMALPFAIWTYGRESLVDYWAMLLSTAPGFIYTIINFIRDRQFNITGIFILVSLLVGTVVDILSGTAVRMLWNQVFVGVAFSGVFLISMLIKKPLPLYFMMDMAFLQGYPRESSRMIYFKKELLRWFQLLTLIFVLRGITLALLKSWLLNKHGVDAYGSMLIYLRVTSWIFGGVMIIGYIFIGNEIKKVVSKLTIPKKEIELVTESK; from the coding sequence ATGAAAAAGTACACTGTCATACTCGATCTCATATTCTATATGGCTCTACCGTTTGCAATCTGGACATATGGAAGGGAAAGTCTAGTGGATTACTGGGCGATGCTTTTATCTACAGCACCTGGTTTTATTTATACGATCATAAATTTTATTAGAGATCGCCAGTTTAACATAACGGGCATTTTTATATTAGTAAGTCTACTTGTTGGGACAGTTGTTGATATACTGTCAGGAACTGCAGTGAGGATGCTATGGAACCAAGTATTCGTGGGAGTTGCATTTAGTGGAGTATTTTTAATATCGATGCTTATTAAAAAGCCGCTACCCTTATACTTTATGATGGATATGGCATTTTTACAAGGATATCCGCGAGAAAGTAGTAGAATGATTTATTTCAAAAAAGAATTATTACGGTGGTTCCAACTACTTACATTAATTTTTGTACTGAGAGGAATTACTCTAGCACTATTAAAATCCTGGTTGCTAAACAAACATGGAGTAGACGCATATGGCTCCATGCTTATATATTTAAGGGTTACTAGCTGGATATTCGGTGGAGTAATGATTATAGGGTATATTTTTATTGGAAACGAAATAAAAAAAGTAGTGAGTAAGCTGACAATTCCAAAGAAAGAGATAGAATTAGTGACAGAATCTAAATAA
- a CDS encoding HAD family hydrolase translates to MIKAVLFDLDGTLLNRDESLKIFAYKQYERLFDLIGHIPKETYITRFIQLDSRGYVWKDKVYRQLVEEFGITKITSEELLDDYVNEFKHCCVPFDNLLSMLEELKKRNMLIGMITNGYGQFQLDNIKALGIENYFQTILVSEWEDVKKPDSQIFLRAARKLGVLPSECVFMGDHPENDVQGATNVGMIGIWKKDIQWTDVQAEYVVDDLMEIPAIIDELAKRGIEIH, encoded by the coding sequence ATGATAAAAGCAGTTCTGTTTGATTTGGATGGTACGCTACTCAATAGAGATGAGTCGTTAAAGATATTTGCCTACAAGCAATACGAGAGACTGTTTGATCTTATAGGTCATATTCCAAAAGAAACGTATATAACAAGGTTTATACAACTAGACAGTCGAGGGTATGTTTGGAAAGATAAAGTTTATCGACAATTAGTGGAGGAGTTTGGGATTACCAAAATTACTTCGGAAGAACTGCTTGATGATTATGTGAATGAATTTAAGCATTGTTGTGTCCCTTTCGATAATCTGTTGTCAATGCTAGAGGAATTAAAGAAAAGAAATATGCTAATCGGAATGATTACAAATGGATACGGTCAATTTCAACTGGATAATATAAAGGCTTTAGGGATAGAAAATTATTTTCAAACCATTTTAGTTTCTGAATGGGAGGATGTTAAAAAGCCAGATTCCCAAATATTTTTACGTGCTGCCCGTAAACTTGGAGTGCTGCCAAGCGAATGTGTTTTTATGGGTGACCATCCAGAAAATGATGTGCAAGGTGCTACAAATGTAGGGATGATAGGTATTTGGAAGAAAGATATTCAATGGACGGATGTTCAAGCTGAGTATGTAGTAGATGATTTAATGGAAATTCCAGCTATTATCGATGAGTTGGCGAAAAGAGGTATAGAAATTCATTGA
- a CDS encoding phosphotransferase family protein, whose protein sequence is MKLGIPIAIGNTAKIYLYENKIVKIFKDDLPDTESSYEANKQKIAYSSGLSVPKVLDVTKIDGKQAIIMEYIKGRTLGDLLTENLEQTEYYMNISIDVQRKIHMVGVDSLEPMTEKLRRQIKSAPNLDERYKSILIQKLEAMTFENKLCHGDFHLYNLIMSDNKVIIIDWVDASVGDIRADIYRTYLLYSQFSVELAEMYLRLYCEKSGLSKYEVLQWAPIIAGARLSENVSSEKTARLMDIIDHYCPLQ, encoded by the coding sequence ATGAAATTGGGGATTCCAATAGCAATAGGAAATACAGCAAAAATATACCTTTATGAAAACAAGATTGTCAAAATATTTAAGGACGATTTGCCAGATACGGAATCGTCATATGAAGCAAATAAACAAAAAATTGCATATTCGAGTGGACTTTCCGTCCCAAAAGTATTGGATGTCACGAAGATAGATGGGAAACAAGCTATCATAATGGAATATATTAAGGGAAGAACATTAGGTGATCTATTAACTGAAAATCTGGAACAAACAGAGTACTACATGAATATTTCCATTGATGTACAACGAAAAATCCATATGGTTGGTGTAGATTCACTTGAACCAATGACTGAGAAATTACGTCGTCAAATTAAATCGGCCCCTAATTTAGATGAAAGATATAAGTCTATATTAATACAGAAATTAGAAGCGATGACCTTTGAAAATAAGCTATGTCATGGTGATTTCCATTTATATAATTTGATAATGTCTGATAACAAAGTGATAATTATAGATTGGGTTGATGCTAGCGTAGGTGATATACGTGCCGACATATATCGGACGTACTTATTGTATTCACAGTTTTCAGTGGAATTAGCTGAAATGTATTTGCGACTCTATTGTGAGAAAAGTGGATTGTCGAAATACGAAGTTCTTCAGTGGGCTCCTATCATTGCTGGAGCAAGATTATCTGAAAATGTTTCATCTGAAAAAACGGCACGCCTTATGGATATAATAGATCATTACTGCCCATTACAGTAA
- a CDS encoding Cof-type HAD-IIB family hydrolase, with protein sequence MDYKIVFFDIDGTITHDKDGSISIKTKEAIKALKNKGLRVVAATGRPLSMCKEINELGIDTFITANGAYVKHDQTIIHKVPMDNKNIQEVLEFASIANQDLSFFTEEFSMNGVKDPETLKALKETLSLNEYPTIDHLIYNQEVYLMCLYANDKTVEKYIQKFPHLTFKRWHPFVLNVLQEEVSKSLAILKVLQYFDIDKSEAIAFGDGENDIDMLELVGLGIAMGNGNENLKEVADFVTKKSSEDGIDFALKKFGII encoded by the coding sequence ATGGACTATAAAATTGTATTTTTCGATATAGATGGAACTATTACGCATGATAAAGATGGTAGCATTTCAATTAAGACGAAAGAAGCAATAAAAGCATTAAAAAACAAAGGTCTAAGAGTTGTAGCCGCAACTGGAAGACCGTTATCCATGTGTAAGGAAATAAATGAATTAGGAATAGACACATTCATTACAGCAAATGGGGCATATGTGAAGCACGACCAAACGATTATTCATAAAGTCCCAATGGACAATAAAAACATACAAGAAGTATTGGAATTTGCGTCCATAGCAAATCAGGATCTATCTTTTTTCACTGAAGAATTTAGCATGAACGGTGTAAAAGATCCAGAAACATTAAAAGCATTGAAGGAAACTTTATCATTGAATGAATACCCTACTATCGATCACTTGATCTATAACCAAGAGGTGTACTTAATGTGTTTGTATGCAAATGACAAAACGGTTGAGAAATATATTCAAAAATTTCCTCATCTAACATTTAAGAGATGGCATCCTTTTGTGTTGAATGTGTTACAAGAAGAGGTTTCTAAATCTTTGGCCATACTAAAAGTTTTACAGTATTTCGACATCGATAAATCCGAGGCTATTGCATTTGGTGATGGAGAAAATGATATAGACATGTTGGAATTGGTGGGACTTGGAATAGCTATGGGGAATGGAAATGAAAACTTAAAGGAAGTTGCAGATTTCGTTACTAAGAAGTCAAGTGAAGACGGAATCGACTTTGCATTAAAAAAGTTCGGGATAATTTAA
- a CDS encoding NUDIX domain-containing protein: MQTFHHLARGIFIKDKKVLLAKAAGYTNTFLPGGHIEFGESAKEALVREIEEELSIASTVVNFIGLVEHKWEKKGILNCEINQIFEVKSEELKTSDNPKSSEAHLEFFWCDADDLETKNLQPSPFRSLIKNYLNGNKSVWWESTLNAEVDDSNRN, encoded by the coding sequence TTGCAAACATTTCATCATTTAGCAAGAGGCATCTTTATAAAAGATAAAAAAGTGTTACTGGCCAAAGCTGCAGGATATACCAATACATTTTTGCCAGGTGGTCACATTGAATTTGGTGAAAGTGCTAAAGAAGCACTGGTAAGAGAAATCGAAGAAGAATTAAGTATTGCAAGTACAGTGGTAAATTTCATTGGCTTAGTGGAACATAAATGGGAAAAGAAAGGCATCTTAAATTGCGAAATAAATCAAATATTTGAGGTTAAAAGTGAGGAATTAAAGACAAGCGATAACCCAAAATCTAGTGAAGCCCATCTAGAGTTCTTTTGGTGTGATGCAGACGACTTGGAGACTAAAAACTTGCAGCCTTCCCCATTTAGGAGTCTAATAAAAAATTACTTAAACGGAAATAAGAGTGTTTGGTGGGAGAGCACGTTAAACGCGGAAGTAGACGATTCAAATAGAAATTGA
- a CDS encoding SMI1/KNR4 family protein has translation MKWRNYIESISKEYLFKAPATNTNITLIKKELNVELPEKLLELLRETNGIFDKYECPLIWSAEQIVEDNLFFRNFDDYKDIYMPFDHLLFFSDAGNGDLFGYRVLNGRIRDDEIYAWNHEDDSRTWISSSIESFVKGWITGEITI, from the coding sequence ATGAAGTGGAGAAATTACATAGAGTCTATATCGAAAGAATATCTTTTTAAAGCGCCGGCAACCAATACGAATATAACTCTTATAAAGAAAGAGTTAAACGTTGAATTACCTGAGAAGTTACTAGAATTACTGCGTGAAACAAATGGAATATTTGATAAGTATGAATGTCCCCTAATCTGGTCTGCTGAACAGATAGTGGAAGATAACTTGTTTTTTAGAAATTTTGATGACTACAAAGATATTTATATGCCTTTCGATCATTTACTATTTTTTTCAGATGCAGGTAATGGAGATTTATTCGGTTATAGAGTATTAAATGGGAGAATTCGAGACGATGAAATTTATGCGTGGAATCATGAAGATGATAGTAGAACATGGATTTCCTCTTCGATAGAAAGCTTTGTGAAAGGGTGGATTACTGGCGAAATTACTATTTAA